From Ignavibacterium sp.:
AAAGGAAATGAAGAAGTAAAGTCAGAAATAAAAATAATCTTTTAGAATTATGAAATTTTTCTCCGCCTTTATAAAAATCATATAAATAGATTATAAAGGTAATCAGATAGAAAAAAGGAAGAAGAGCATTCAAAGTATGTATGAAAGGTATCATAATATTTAACTTAATTTGAATTTATTTATCACCACCAAGAATTATTGGTAAACCTTCTTTGCCGGATCCAATTACAACAATCTTTGAATTAGGAGAGTTTGCAAGCTTCTCAGTTGCTTCGATGCCTTTCCATTTTAAAAGTTGTTCACTAATTCCTTGCGAAACAATTTTCTGAAAATCAGATATTCCTTGTGCTTCAATCTTTTTTCGTTCTGCTTCGAGTCTTTCCTTTTCAAGAATAAATTGCATTCTCTGACTTTCCTGCTCAGCTTTAAGCTTCTCTTCAATTGATGCTGTAAGTCCTGGAGGAAGGGTAATTTTTCTTAATGCTGCAGCTTCAATAGTTACTCCGCGCGGACCGACTAAAGATGTAAGTTCCTGTTCAATTTGTTTAGCGAGTTTTTCTCTTTCAGCTGTGTATAAAGCTCTTGCTTCATATTTTGATGTTACACCTCTTACAACTGAACGAAATTGCGGCACAACAATCTTGTCAACATAGTCTTCGCCAACAGTTTTGTAAATCTTATTCGCATTCTGAAAACTTAAAGAATAAAGTAAACTAATTTCTAACTGAACACTCAAACCTTCTTTTGAAGGCACCGTCATTTCTTCTTTTAACTCTTGTGTTCTTGCATCGAACTTAACAACATTTGCAAGAGGATTAACTAAGTTAACTCCGGGATAGAGAGTGTTATCACTAACATTACCAAAAAAATCAATTACTCCAACATGTCCGGCTGGGATGACTGTGAACAATTGCGCAAATGCGATGAACAATGCAACTAAAAATCCGATTAGTGAAAAAGTAGCTTCGGCTTTGTTGAATTTTTTCTTTGCATTTATATGCACAAACAAAGCTGCAATTGCTGCAAGAGAAGCTAAAATAAATAGCATATTTTCCTCTTAAAAAGATTATTTTACTTGTTAAATATACATTTGAAGTGGTTTATAATAAAGGAAGCCACAAGTCGCATTAACATTGTGTGATAATTTTGACTTGTGGCTTTAAAGGCAGTTATTATGATGTAAATTACTTTTTATATTCCTTTAAAAAGCCCTTGAACTCCCGTAAGTGTGATTCTTCCTGAGCAAGCAAACCGATTACCATATCCTGAGTAACATAATCAACACCTTCGCAAAGTTTGATGATTTTGTTGTATTGCTCAATTGCACCTTTTTCAGCTTCAATCACTCCTTCAATTACAGATACAACATCAGTGGTATCATCTTTTGTTTGCAGAGATTTCTGCTCAGCTTTAAAGTGCATTGAACTTTCAACAAGTCCATCCAGTTCTTTTATTCTTTTTGCAAGAGTCTGAGCGTGAGTTAATTCCTCGGCAATGTCAACTGCCAGAGATTTTTTTATTTCCTCTGCTCTTACACCATCAAGATTAACTGAGTTGGAAATGTAATTCATCACTGTTTCTATTTCCATCCAATAACTTTTTTGAAGTTCTTTTGCTATTTCTTGTCTTGTTGCCATAACCTGTCTCCTTTAGTTTATTATTTTTTTAATTAACAG
This genomic window contains:
- a CDS encoding prohibitin family protein produces the protein MLFILASLAAIAALFVHINAKKKFNKAEATFSLIGFLVALFIAFAQLFTVIPAGHVGVIDFFGNVSDNTLYPGVNLVNPLANVVKFDARTQELKEEMTVPSKEGLSVQLEISLLYSLSFQNANKIYKTVGEDYVDKIVVPQFRSVVRGVTSKYEARALYTAEREKLAKQIEQELTSLVGPRGVTIEAAALRKITLPPGLTASIEEKLKAEQESQRMQFILEKERLEAERKKIEAQGISDFQKIVSQGISEQLLKWKGIEATEKLANSPNSKIVVIGSGKEGLPIILGGDK
- a CDS encoding ferritin-like domain-containing protein; this translates as MATRQEIAKELQKSYWMEIETVMNYISNSVNLDGVRAEEIKKSLAVDIAEELTHAQTLAKRIKELDGLVESSMHFKAEQKSLQTKDDTTDVVSVIEGVIEAEKGAIEQYNKIIKLCEGVDYVTQDMVIGLLAQEESHLREFKGFLKEYKK